Proteins found in one Salvia splendens isolate huo1 chromosome 10, SspV2, whole genome shotgun sequence genomic segment:
- the LOC121751846 gene encoding pentatricopeptide repeat-containing protein At1g62350, whose product MGKEGLMVAKELKRLHCHPMRFERFTKTHVSRLLKSDLVAVLAEFQRQNLVSLSLKLYDVVRKEIWYRPDMFFYRDMLMMLARNKKVDEARMVWNDLKGEEVHFDQHTFGDLIRAFLDNGLPDEAMWIYDEMRSSPDRPLSLPYRVILKGLIAYPDLREKVKDDFVELFPDMIVYDPPDDLYSDEGHSVTDFEED is encoded by the exons ATGGGGAAGGAGGGTTTGATGGTGGCGAAGGAGCTCAAGCGCCTCCATTGCCACCCCATGCGCTTCGAGCGCTTCACGAAGACTCATGTCTCACGCCTCCTCAAATCCGACCTGGTTGCCGTGCTTGCCGAGTTTCAGCGCCAAAACCTCGTTTCTCTCTCGTTGAAG CTGTATGATGTGGTGCGGAAGGAAATATGGTATCGACCGGATATGTTTTTCTATCGTGATATGCTGATGATGCTTGCCAGAAACAAAAAGGTTGATGAGGCTAGGATGGTTTGGAATGATTTAAAGGGAGAGGAAGTCCATTTTGATCAGCATACATTCGGGGATCTTATCAGAGCCTTTCTGGACAATGGATTGCCAGATGAAGCTATGTGGATATACGATGAGATGAGAAGTTCACCTGATCGCCCACTATCATTGCCTTATCGTGTCATATTAAAAGGGCTTATCGCGTACCCTGATTTGAGGGAGAAGGTGAAGGATGACTTTGTGGAGTTATTCCCTGACATGATTGTTTATGATCCTCCAGATGATCTTTACAGTGATGAAGGCCATTCAGTAACGGATTTTGAGGAGGATTAG